One Panicum virgatum strain AP13 chromosome 9K, P.virgatum_v5, whole genome shotgun sequence genomic region harbors:
- the LOC120649074 gene encoding U5 small nuclear ribonucleoprotein 40 kDa protein-like isoform X1, whose protein sequence is MGDPPALKRPKLEKDDHDSAYCSRPSANGTAPLPPAASASAAASGDDEDEEAMAEEAVVALVAHRKRDVERCKLKLLHYQSLLDSAEMKLAEAQARLDRYKDRKPPPPNQREPKPPPQPIQRDPKPSPPPEKKAPAPAPAPQPAGRPQLVIPGANNRPAPRPEPMSGLKKAAAPSSSSSPAPPERSRKEEKKPKRKIEEKEHHNLIPSVKKSSAMVLKFQGGTLVSSQHRRKLRCLELCPSNDQLVVTSALDGLVTLWQVEPRGPSVSFRGKTDCFSPKHRWPEDIAWHPDGDKIFAVYTADNGDSQVSMANLISGQRKVTFLPEKPHLKGIINNITFMPWSDACFVTAGSDHAVILWEDKDDSWKPKRVHKDLHSSAVMGVAGLQQKKTILSVGCDKRIIGFDLSAGRTEFKNLIDSKCMSVLANPCDFNLYMVQTGAPGRQLLLFDIRLRQTEIHAFGWKQESSESQSALINQSWSPDGWYLSSGSADPVIHIFDIRYHGQNPCQSVQAHQKRVFKAVWHQTLPYLTSISSDLNVGIHKYS, encoded by the exons ATGGGCGACCCGCCGGCGCTCAAGAGGCCCAAGCTCGAGAAGGACGACCACGACTCCGCCTACTGCTCCCGCCCCTCCGCCAATGGCACCGCGCCCCTAcccccggccgcctccgcctccgccgcggcgagcggggacgacgaggacgaggaggccatggcggaggaggcggtcgTCGCCCTCGTCGCGCACCGCAAGCGCGACGTCGAGCGCTGCAAGCTCAAGCTGCTCCACTACCAGTCCCTg CTGGACTCCGCGGAGATGAAGCTGGCCGAGGCGCAGGCGCGGCTCGACCGGTACAAAGatcgcaagccgccgccgccgaaccagAGGGAACCAAAGCCACCTCCGCAGCCAATCCAGAGGGACCCcaagccctcgccgccgccagagaAGAAGgctcccgcgcccgcgcccgcgccgcagccAGCGGGAAGGCCGCAGCTTGTCATCCCCGGGGCCAACAACCGACCGGCACCGCGCCCAGAGCCCATGTCTGGATTGAAGAAGGCCGCCGCCCCGTCATCCTCATCATCGCCTGCGCCGCCGGAGCGGTCAAGGAaagaggagaagaagcccaagagAAAGATTG AAGAGAAGGAGCATCACAACTTGATTCCGAGTGTCAAGAAATCGTCTGCAATGGTGCTCAAATTTCAAGGTGGCACTTTGGTCTCCAGCCAACACAGGAGGAAGCTTAGGTGTCTTGAGCTGTGCCCTTCTAATGATCAGCTTGTTGTAACCAG CGCATTGGATGGATTGGTTACTTTGTGGCAGGTGGAGCCAAGAGG ACCTTCTGTCTCATTTCGTGGCAAAACAGATTGCTTTTCCCCAAAGCATAGATGGCCTGAAGATATAGCTTGGCATCCAGATGGTGACAAAATATTTGCTGTATACACTGCTGATAATGGTGATTCTCAGGTTTCAATGGCAAACCTTATATCAGGACAA AGGAAAGTTACTTTCCTACCAGAGAAACCTCACTTGAAGGGAATCATAAACAACATAACTTTCATGCCCTGGTCTGATGCGTGCTTTGTAACTGCGGGAAGTGACCATGCTGTTATACTTTGGGAAGACAAAGATGATTCATGGAAACCCAAGAGAGTGCACAAGGATTTGCATTCTTCTGCTGTCATGGGAGTTGCTGGATTGCAACAGAAAAAAACAATATTATCAGTTGGCTGTGACAAGAGGATAATAGGATTTGATCTCTCTGCTGGAAGGACAGAGTTCAAGAACCTAATTGATAGCAAATGCATGAGCGTATTAGCAAATCCATGCGATTTCAACTTATACATGGTACAGACAGG GGCACCAGGCAGGCAGCTCCTCTTGTTTGACATCAGGCTTAGGCAGACTGAGATTCATGCATTTGGTTGGAAGCAAGAGAGCAGCGAGTCTCAGTCAGCTCTAATTAACCAGTCATGGTCTCCTGATGGCTGGTATTTGTCATCTGGCTCTGCAGACCCTGTGATCCACATCTTCGACATCAGGTATCATGGCCAGAACCCTTGCCAATCTGTTCAGGCGCACCAGAAGCGAGTGTTCAAGGCTGTTTGGCACCAAACATTGCCATATCTAACCTCCATATCATCAGACCTTAATGTTGGAATCCACAAATATTCATGA
- the LOC120649074 gene encoding U5 small nuclear ribonucleoprotein 40 kDa protein-like isoform X2: MGDPPALKRPKLEKDDHDSAYCSRPSANGTAPLPPAASASAAASGDDEDEEAMAEEAVVALVAHRKRDVERCKLKLLHYQSLLDSAEMKLAEAQARLDRYKDRKPPPPNQREPKPPPQPIQRDPKPSPPPEKKAPAPAPAPQPAGRPQLVIPGANNRPAPRPEPMSGLKKAAAPSSSSSPAPPERSRKEEKKPKRKIEKEHHNLIPSVKKSSAMVLKFQGGTLVSSQHRRKLRCLELCPSNDQLVVTSALDGLVTLWQVEPRGPSVSFRGKTDCFSPKHRWPEDIAWHPDGDKIFAVYTADNGDSQVSMANLISGQRKVTFLPEKPHLKGIINNITFMPWSDACFVTAGSDHAVILWEDKDDSWKPKRVHKDLHSSAVMGVAGLQQKKTILSVGCDKRIIGFDLSAGRTEFKNLIDSKCMSVLANPCDFNLYMVQTGAPGRQLLLFDIRLRQTEIHAFGWKQESSESQSALINQSWSPDGWYLSSGSADPVIHIFDIRYHGQNPCQSVQAHQKRVFKAVWHQTLPYLTSISSDLNVGIHKYS; encoded by the exons ATGGGCGACCCGCCGGCGCTCAAGAGGCCCAAGCTCGAGAAGGACGACCACGACTCCGCCTACTGCTCCCGCCCCTCCGCCAATGGCACCGCGCCCCTAcccccggccgcctccgcctccgccgcggcgagcggggacgacgaggacgaggaggccatggcggaggaggcggtcgTCGCCCTCGTCGCGCACCGCAAGCGCGACGTCGAGCGCTGCAAGCTCAAGCTGCTCCACTACCAGTCCCTg CTGGACTCCGCGGAGATGAAGCTGGCCGAGGCGCAGGCGCGGCTCGACCGGTACAAAGatcgcaagccgccgccgccgaaccagAGGGAACCAAAGCCACCTCCGCAGCCAATCCAGAGGGACCCcaagccctcgccgccgccagagaAGAAGgctcccgcgcccgcgcccgcgccgcagccAGCGGGAAGGCCGCAGCTTGTCATCCCCGGGGCCAACAACCGACCGGCACCGCGCCCAGAGCCCATGTCTGGATTGAAGAAGGCCGCCGCCCCGTCATCCTCATCATCGCCTGCGCCGCCGGAGCGGTCAAGGAaagaggagaagaagcccaagagAAAGATTG AGAAGGAGCATCACAACTTGATTCCGAGTGTCAAGAAATCGTCTGCAATGGTGCTCAAATTTCAAGGTGGCACTTTGGTCTCCAGCCAACACAGGAGGAAGCTTAGGTGTCTTGAGCTGTGCCCTTCTAATGATCAGCTTGTTGTAACCAG CGCATTGGATGGATTGGTTACTTTGTGGCAGGTGGAGCCAAGAGG ACCTTCTGTCTCATTTCGTGGCAAAACAGATTGCTTTTCCCCAAAGCATAGATGGCCTGAAGATATAGCTTGGCATCCAGATGGTGACAAAATATTTGCTGTATACACTGCTGATAATGGTGATTCTCAGGTTTCAATGGCAAACCTTATATCAGGACAA AGGAAAGTTACTTTCCTACCAGAGAAACCTCACTTGAAGGGAATCATAAACAACATAACTTTCATGCCCTGGTCTGATGCGTGCTTTGTAACTGCGGGAAGTGACCATGCTGTTATACTTTGGGAAGACAAAGATGATTCATGGAAACCCAAGAGAGTGCACAAGGATTTGCATTCTTCTGCTGTCATGGGAGTTGCTGGATTGCAACAGAAAAAAACAATATTATCAGTTGGCTGTGACAAGAGGATAATAGGATTTGATCTCTCTGCTGGAAGGACAGAGTTCAAGAACCTAATTGATAGCAAATGCATGAGCGTATTAGCAAATCCATGCGATTTCAACTTATACATGGTACAGACAGG GGCACCAGGCAGGCAGCTCCTCTTGTTTGACATCAGGCTTAGGCAGACTGAGATTCATGCATTTGGTTGGAAGCAAGAGAGCAGCGAGTCTCAGTCAGCTCTAATTAACCAGTCATGGTCTCCTGATGGCTGGTATTTGTCATCTGGCTCTGCAGACCCTGTGATCCACATCTTCGACATCAGGTATCATGGCCAGAACCCTTGCCAATCTGTTCAGGCGCACCAGAAGCGAGTGTTCAAGGCTGTTTGGCACCAAACATTGCCATATCTAACCTCCATATCATCAGACCTTAATGTTGGAATCCACAAATATTCATGA
- the LOC120649077 gene encoding DNA repair RAD52-like protein 2, chloroplastic, with the protein MESALLARPLAPPLRASAALSRASSRPTRVAVVAAAAPERKTPGAVASTNNYVVPLDAAPSGITRPLVEILRDLNKRVPDTIVRPPSRRASASDPVIPWYHANRMLSFYAPGWCGEVRDVIYTNNGKVTVVYRVTVRGTDGEVHREAAGTASLSDARFDDPVAAAEEAAFCKACARFGFGLYLYHEDETP; encoded by the exons ATGGAGTCCGCCTTGCTCGCGCGCCCCCTCGCCCCGCCGCTTcgggcctccgccgccctctcccgcgcctccagccgccccacccGCGTggcggtcgtcgccgccgcggcgcccgagCGGAAGACGCCGGGCGCGGTGGCGTCCACCAACAACTACGTCGTGCCGCTCGATGCCGCCCCGTCCGGGATCACGCGCCCGCTCGTCGAGATCCTCCGCGACCTCAACAAGCGAGTCCCGGACACCATCGTACGACCCCCGTCCCgacgcgcctccgcctccgatcCCGTCATCCCCTG GTACCACGCCAACAGGATGCTCAGCTTTTATGCTCCAG GTTGGTGTGGAGAGGTCCGTGATGTAATCTACACCAACAATGGAAAGGTGACTGTGGTATACCGTGTGACTGTACGAGGAACAGATGGAGAG GTTCATAGGGAGGCCGCTGGAACAGCATCGCTGAGTGATGCACGGTTTGATGATCCGGTGGCCGCCGCAGAGGAAGCCGCGTTCTGCAAGGCCTGCGCAAGGTTTGGTTTCGGCCTGTATCTGTACCACGAAGATGAGACGCCGTAG
- the LOC120649078 gene encoding protein FRIGIDA isoform X1, whose protein sequence is MNFRGLRRFVTAHVRDRQWLRQVGPDALRSAEDPASLVLRAVGRYYICAESGDAEAACMLLLELYVRAGCPRGRERGHREAEAELRQEAREAALTWRRRLLRVSGRVGDAGARGARGLAFFMAAFGVPAEFPAQELYDLLVAADVSACAKVLKCSKLFVKKMRDVVVEMINKDMYLQAIHCILAFEFQNAFPLGSILTHIMEKLEHDKKDENEGKASQGDEELALLRSISKCMEDHKLCLLEFPSFAERIASLEERVGKPKQAFAGIKRKRTTEEDCVE, encoded by the exons ATGAACTTCAGGGGGCTCCGCCGATTCGTCACCGCCCACGTCCGGGACCGCCAGTGGCTGCGCCAGGTCGGCCCGGACGCGCTGCGTAGCGCAGAGGACCCCGCCTCGCTCGTGCTCCGAGCCGTCGGCCGCTACTACATCTGCGCCGAGAGCGGCGACGCGGAGGCCGCGTGCATGCTCCTCCTCGAGCTCTACGTGCGCGCCGGGTGCCCCCGCGGCCGGGAGCGAGGCCacagggaggcggaggcggagctgcGGCAGGAAGCGCGCGAGGCGGCGCTcacgtggcgccgccgccttctgcgCGTCAGCGGCCGGGTCGGCGACGCCGGTGCTAGGGGAGCCCGCGGCCTCGCTTTCTTCATGGCTGCCTTCGGAGTGCCTGCCGAGTTCCCCGCGCAGGAGCTCTACGACCTTTTGGTTGCTGCGGACGTCTCAGCCTGCGCCAAGGTGCTCAAATGCTCCAAGCTCTTTGTGAAGAAGATGCGAG ATGTCGTTGTCGAAATGATAAACAAGGACATGTATCTTCAGGCAATACACTGTATCCTTGCATTTGAGTTTCAGAATGCTTTCCCTCTTGGTTCAATACTCACTCACATCATGGAGAAACTTGAGCACGATAAGAAAGATGAGAATGAGGGGAAGGCATCG CAGGGTGATGAGGAGTTGGCTCTTTTGAGGTCAATATCCAAATGCATGGAGGATCACAAATTATGTCTCTTGGAATTTCCTAGTTTTGCTGAGAGGATTGCATCGTTAGAAGAGCGTGTTGGGAAGCCAAAGCAAGCCTTTGCAGGAATAAAGCGGAAGAGAACAACAGAAGAGGACTGTGTCGAGTAG
- the LOC120649078 gene encoding protein FRIGIDA isoform X2, with amino-acid sequence MNFRGLRRFVTAHVRDRQWLRQVGPDALRSAEDPASLVLRAVGRYYICAESGDAEAACMLLLELYVRAGCPRGRERGHREAEAELRQEAREAALTWRRRLLRVSGRVGDAGARGARGLAFFMAAFGVPAEFPAQELYDLLVAADVSACAKVLKCSKLFVKKMRDVVVEMINKDMYLQAIHCILAFEFQNAFPLGSILTHIMEKLEHDKKDENEGKASGDEELALLRSISKCMEDHKLCLLEFPSFAERIASLEERVGKPKQAFAGIKRKRTTEEDCVE; translated from the exons ATGAACTTCAGGGGGCTCCGCCGATTCGTCACCGCCCACGTCCGGGACCGCCAGTGGCTGCGCCAGGTCGGCCCGGACGCGCTGCGTAGCGCAGAGGACCCCGCCTCGCTCGTGCTCCGAGCCGTCGGCCGCTACTACATCTGCGCCGAGAGCGGCGACGCGGAGGCCGCGTGCATGCTCCTCCTCGAGCTCTACGTGCGCGCCGGGTGCCCCCGCGGCCGGGAGCGAGGCCacagggaggcggaggcggagctgcGGCAGGAAGCGCGCGAGGCGGCGCTcacgtggcgccgccgccttctgcgCGTCAGCGGCCGGGTCGGCGACGCCGGTGCTAGGGGAGCCCGCGGCCTCGCTTTCTTCATGGCTGCCTTCGGAGTGCCTGCCGAGTTCCCCGCGCAGGAGCTCTACGACCTTTTGGTTGCTGCGGACGTCTCAGCCTGCGCCAAGGTGCTCAAATGCTCCAAGCTCTTTGTGAAGAAGATGCGAG ATGTCGTTGTCGAAATGATAAACAAGGACATGTATCTTCAGGCAATACACTGTATCCTTGCATTTGAGTTTCAGAATGCTTTCCCTCTTGGTTCAATACTCACTCACATCATGGAGAAACTTGAGCACGATAAGAAAGATGAGAATGAGGGGAAGGCATCG GGTGATGAGGAGTTGGCTCTTTTGAGGTCAATATCCAAATGCATGGAGGATCACAAATTATGTCTCTTGGAATTTCCTAGTTTTGCTGAGAGGATTGCATCGTTAGAAGAGCGTGTTGGGAAGCCAAAGCAAGCCTTTGCAGGAATAAAGCGGAAGAGAACAACAGAAGAGGACTGTGTCGAGTAG
- the LOC120649079 gene encoding U2 small nuclear ribonucleoprotein A'-like yields the protein MVRLTADLIWKSPHFFNAIKERELDLRGNKIAVIENLGATEDQFDTIDLSDNEIVKLENFPYLNRLGTLLVNNSRITRINPNLGEFLPKLHTLVLTNNRLTNLAEIDPLASLPKLQYLSLLDNTVTKQPDYRLYVIHKLKHLRLLDFKKVKQQERVAAAQKFHSKEAEEEAKKVPVKTSTPGQLDAQDTTNEVQAPKVVAPTPEQITAIKAAIVNTHTLEEAARLEKALSTGQVPAEFAMPKPDANMAEASEEAEKMDTDGQNQESEADGQKQDDESTPIQED from the exons ATGGTCAGGCTCACCGCCGACCTGATATGGAAGAGCCCGCACTTCTTCAACGCCATCAAGGAGCGCGAGCTCGACCTCCGAG GCAACAAGATCGCCGTCATCGAGAACCTCGGAGCCACTGAG GACCAATTTGACACAATTGACTTGTCGGACAATGAGATTGTCAAGCTTGAAAACTTCCCATACTTGAATCGTCTTGGCACTCTACTAGTTAACAATAGCAGAATCACGCGTATCAATCCCAATCTTGGTG AGTTTTTGCCAAAGCTGCATACTCTTGTGCTCACAAACAACCGTCTGACAAACCTTGCGGAGATTGATCCCCTGGCATCTCTTCCAAAGCTACAATATCTCAGTTTACTGGATAATACTGTAACCAAGCAGCCAGACTACAGGTTATATGTCATCCATAAATTGAAGCATTTGCGTTTGCTGGATTTCAAGAAAGTGAAACAGCAG gaGAGAGTTGCAGCAGCGCAAAAGTTTCACTCGAAGGAGGCGGAGGAAGAGGCAAAGAAGGTACCTGTTAAAACATCTACTCCTGGACAGCTGGATGCTCAAGACACCACAAATGAGGTGCAGGCTCCTAAAGTAGTTGCTCCAACTCCTGAACAAATCACAGCTATCAAG GCTGCTATTGTGAATACCCACACTCTTGAGGAGGCTGCAAGGCTAGAGAAG GCATTGAGCACTGGTCAAGTGCCTGCTGAATTTGCAATGCCCAAACCTGATGCAAACATGGCTGAAGCTTCAGAGGAAGCTGAGAAGATGGATACAGATGGCCAGAACCAAGAGAGCGAGGCTGATGGGCAGAAGCAAGATGACGAGAGCACCCCAATTCAAGAG GATTGA
- the LOC120649081 gene encoding 26S proteasome non-ATPase regulatory subunit 12 homolog A-like, with protein MEGDSTNLDAAIESLLNVEKQMRLAGDVAGTRKAVIDIVELCYKAGAWKTLNDQIVLLSKRRGQLKQAITSMVQKAMEYIDLTPDMDTRIELIKTLSSVSAGKIYVEIERARLIKRLAKIKEEQGKIDEAADLMQEVAVETFGSMAKTEKIAFILEQVRLCLDRQDYVRAQILSRRISTRVFDADPSKEKKKPKEGDSIVQEAPAEIPSLLELKRIYYELMIRYYSHNNDYLEICRCYKAIYDIPAIKEDPAKWIPILRKICWYLVLAPHDPMQSSLLNATLEDKNLSEIPNFRLLLKQLVTMEVIQWTSLWDFFKAEYENEKNLPGGALGDKAAGDLKLRIIEHNILVVSKYYSRITLKRLADLLCLSLQEAEKHLSDMVNSKSLIAKIDRPMGVVSFRTAQDSNGVLNSWATNLEKLLDLVEKSCHQIHKETMIHKAVLKA; from the exons ATG GAGGGCGACAGTACCAACCTCGATGCGGCAATAGAGTCACTCCTGAATGTCGAGAAGCAGATGAGACTGGCCGGCGATGTCGCTGGCACGCGGAAGGCCGTCATCGACATCGTCGAGCTTTGCTACAAGGCCGGTGCGTGGAAGACACTCAATGACCAGATCGTTCTTCTCTCCAAGAGGAGAGGCCAGCTCAAGCAG GCCATTACCTCCATGGTCCAGAAAGCAATGGAGTACATTGATTTGACGCCAGACATGGACACACGCATTGAGCTAATCAAAACATTGAGCAGCGTCTCTGCTGGCAAG ATATATGTCGAGATAGAGCGAGCAAGACTTATCAAAAGACTTGCGAAAATCAAAGAGGAGCAGGGAAAGATTGATGAGGCTGCTGATTTGATGCAAGAAGTTGCT GTTGAAACATTTGGCTCTATGGCAAAGACAGAAAAAATTGCTTTTATTCTCGAGCAG GTCCGGCTATGTCTGGATCGTCAAGATTATGTCCGAGCACAAATTTTATCCAGGAGAATCAGTACTAGAGTCTTTGATGCAGATCCatcaaaggaaaaaaagaaaccaaaagaaggTGACAGTATTGTTCAGGAGGCTCCTGCAGAAATACCTTCCCTCCTAGAATTGAAACGCATCTACTACGAACTGATGATTCG ATATTACTCTCACAACAATGACTACTTGGAGATCTGCCGTTGCTACAAGGCAATCTATGATATTCCAGCTATAAAAGAGGATCCAGCAAAGTGGATACCG ATTCTTAGGAAAATCTGTTGGTATTTAGTGTTGGCACCTCATGATCCAATGCAATCGAGCCTTCTCAATGCTACTCTAGAGGATAAAAACCTTTCTGAGATCCCAAATTTCAG attattGCTGAAGCAGCTGGTTACCATGGAGGTAATCCAGTGGACAAGTTTATGGGATTTCTTCAAAGCTGAATATGAGAATGAGAAAAATCTCCCTGGAGGAGCTTTGGGTGACaaagctgcaggagatttgAAGCTGAGGATAATTGAACAT AATATCTTGGTTGTCTCCAAGTATTATTCAAGGATTACCCTCAAGAGGCTTGCGGATCTCCTTTGCCTAAGTTTGCAG GAGGCAGAGAAGCATCTTTCAGACATGGTGAATTCAAAATCTCTGATTGCAAAGATCGACAGGCCAATGGGAGTTGTGAGCTTCCGTACAGCTCAAGACAGCAATGGGGTACTCAACTCCTGGGCCACAAACCTTGAGAAGCTTCTCGACCTTGTTGAGAAAAGTTGCCATCAAATACACAAGGAGACAATGATCCATAAGGCCGTTTTGAAAGCTTAG
- the LOC120649082 gene encoding monothiol glutaredoxin-S7, chloroplastic-like gives MAASAPAARPLAGASAPLPFSARPQPASVALLPRAPAAIRGLSLGRPAQAQPSARGRSVRCLAALSPEMRATLDKVVGSSKVVLFMKGTKDFPQCGFSHTVVQILRSLDVPFETLDVLANEALRQGLKEYSSWPTFPQLYIDGEFFGGCDITVEAYKSGELQETLEKAMCS, from the exons atggccgcctccgccccggccGCGAGGCCTCTCGCCGGGGCCTCCGCCCCTCTCCCCTTCTCCGCGCGGCCGCAGCCCGCTAGCGTCGCCTTGCTCCCGCGGGCTCCTGCTGCGATTCGGGGCCTCAGCCTCGGCCGTCCCGCGCAGGCGCAGCCCTCCGCGCGCGGCCGGTCGGTGCGGTGCCTGGCGGCGCTGAGCCCGGAGATGCGGGCGACGCTGGACAAGGTGGTGGGGTCCAGCAAGGTGGTGCTGTTCATGAAGGGGACCAAGGACTTCCCGCAGTGCGGATTCTCCCACACCGTCGTGCAGATCCTGCGCTCGCTCGACGTGCCCTTCGAGACGCTCGACGTGCTCGCCAACGAGGCGCTCCGCCAGGGGCTCAAGGAGTACTCCAGCTGGCCCACCTTCCCGCAGCTCTACATCGACGGCGAGTTCTTCGGCGGATGCGACATCACCGTTG AGGCATACAAGAGTGGAGAACTACAGGAAACTCTAGAGAAAGCGATGTGTTCTTAG
- the LOC120649080 gene encoding elongation factor Tu, mitochondrial-like, whose protein sequence is MASAAVLRNAGSRRLFSYPTLRAATISAPAALPDAPAAAAAPTQPPPMAGTLWARSMATFTRTKPHVNVGTIGHVDHGKTTLTAAITKVLAEAGKAKAIAFDEIDKAPEEKARGITISTAHVEYETAKRHYAHVDCPGHADYVKNMITGAAQMDGGILVVSAPDGPMPQTKEHILLARQVGVPSLVCFLNKVDAVDDPELLELVEMELRELLSFYKFPGDEIPIIRGSALSALQGTNDEIGKNAIMKLMDAVDEYIPDPVRQLDKPFLMPIEDVFSIQGRGTVVTGRVEQGTIKTGEDVEILGLTQSGPLKTTVTGVEMFKKILDHGEAGDNVGLLLRGLKRGDVERGQVVCKPGTLKTYTKFEAEIYVLTKDEGGRHTAFMSNYSPQFYFRTADVTGKIELLGDMKMVLPGDNVTANFELISPVPLEQGQRFALREGGRTVGAGVVSKVIS, encoded by the exons ATGGCTTCCGCCGCGGTGCTCCGGAACGCCGGCTCCCGCCGCCTCTTCTCCTACCCGACCCTACGCGCCGCCACGATCTCGGCGCCCGCCGCTCTCCCCGatgcgcccgccgcggcggcggcgccgacccagccgccgccgatggCCGGGACCCTCTGGGCCAGGTCCATGGCCACCTTCACGCGCAC GAAGCCCCATGTAAACGTCGGTACCATTGGGCACGTCGATCACGGCAAAACCACTCTCACTGCTGCCATTACCAAG GTTCTAGCCGAGGCGGGGAAAGCCAAAGCCATCGCTTTTGACGAGATCGACAAGGCTCCGGAGGAGAAAGCGAGAGGAATCACCATATCAACG GCTCATGTGGAGTATGAGACGGCTAAAAGACATTATGCTCATGTGGATTGCCCCGGACACGCTGATTATGTCAAG AACATGATCACTGGAGCTGCTCAAATGGATGGCGGCATTCTTGTCGTTTCAGCACCTGATGGCCCGATGCCACAAACAAAGGAGCATATTCTACTTGCTAGACAG GTTGGTGTACCTTCACTTGTGTGCTTCTTAAACAAAGTTGATGCTGTTGATGATCCAGAGTTACTCGAACTTGTAGAGATGGAGCTCCGTG AGCTCCTCAGTTTCTACAAGTTTCCAGGTGATGAAATTCCGATCATCCGAGGATCAGCCTTGTCAGCATTGCAGGGAACCAATGATGAGATCGGAAAGAATGCCATAATGAAACTAATGGATGCTGTTGATGAGTACATCCCTGATCCTGTGAGGCAGCTTGATAAGCCTTTCTTGATGCCGATAGAAGATGTTTTCTCTATCCAG GGTCGTGGAACTGTTGTGACTGGGCGTGTTGAACAGGGAACAATTAAAACCGGTGAAGATGTTGAGATTTTAGGTTTGACACAG AGTGGTCCTTTGAAGACTACGGTTACTGGTGTTGAGATGTTCAAGAAGATATTGGATCATGGAGAG GCTGGTGACAATGTTGGTCTTCTCCTTCGTGGTCTTAAGCGTGGTGATGTTGAGCGTGGTCAG GTGGTGTGCAAGCCTGGTACTCTTAAGACATACACAAAGTTTGAGGCAGAAATATACGTCCTTACAAAGGATGAAGGTGGTCGGCACACAGCTTTCATGTCGAATTACAGTCCACAGTTCTACTTCAGGACTGCTGATGTCACTGGAAAAATTGAGTTGCTTGGTGACATGAAGATGGTTTTGCCCGGTGACAATGTGACTGCAAATTTCGAGTTGATATCGCCTGTTCCTCTTGAACAAG GGCAAAGATTTGCGctgagggaaggagggagaacTGTTGGTGCTGGAGTTGTCTCCAAAGTTATTAGCTAA